A DNA window from Providencia huaxiensis contains the following coding sequences:
- the flhD gene encoding flagellar transcriptional regulator FlhD codes for MSSTTDFLKHIYDINLSYLLLAQKLISQEKASAMFRLGISDAMATTLADLTLPQLVKLAETNQLICQFRFDNSDTIEKLTRDSRVDELQQIHTGILLSTRLLQTHNEGDTEIARKR; via the coding sequence ATGAGCTCGACGACAGATTTTCTGAAGCATATATACGATATTAACCTCTCATATTTGCTATTAGCCCAAAAACTCATCTCTCAAGAGAAAGCCTCTGCGATGTTTCGTCTAGGTATCTCTGATGCAATGGCAACTACTTTAGCAGACCTTACACTTCCTCAATTAGTCAAATTAGCAGAGACAAACCAGCTAATCTGCCAGTTTAGATTTGATAATAGTGACACAATTGAAAAGCTAACCCGTGATTCAAGAGTTGATGAATTACAACAAATTCATACAGGTATTTTACTTTCGACCCGATTATTGCAAACGCATAATGAGGGCGACACCGAAATAGCGAGAAAAAGATGA
- the flhC gene encoding flagellar transcriptional regulator FlhC, which produces MSTSAEKSIVQEANDIRLAMELISLGARLQMLESETQISRGRLVRLYKELRGCPPPKGMLPFSTDWFMTWEQNIHSSMFYNAYQFLLKSGQCRGVDAILRAYRLYLEQCIPEPGEEPLLALTRAWTLVRFVESGMLQSSQCSCCHGSFITYAHIPENSFTCSLCQPPSRAIKKRKLSEHLADITVYRQDGITKAVM; this is translated from the coding sequence ATGAGTACCTCAGCTGAAAAAAGTATTGTCCAAGAAGCGAATGATATTCGACTAGCCATGGAATTGATCTCTTTAGGCGCTCGCCTTCAAATGTTAGAAAGTGAAACTCAAATCAGTCGTGGCCGTTTAGTTCGTTTATATAAAGAGCTGAGAGGTTGCCCTCCACCAAAAGGGATGTTGCCTTTCTCCACAGATTGGTTTATGACGTGGGAACAGAATATTCATTCATCCATGTTCTATAATGCTTATCAATTTTTACTTAAAAGTGGCCAATGTCGCGGTGTTGATGCCATATTACGAGCATATAGATTATATCTTGAACAGTGTATACCAGAACCCGGTGAAGAGCCTTTGTTGGCTTTAACACGTGCTTGGACCCTAGTCCGTTTTGTGGAAAGTGGTATGTTACAAAGTTCACAATGTAGTTGTTGCCATGGTTCTTTTATTACCTACGCACATATTCCTGAAAATAGCTTCACTTGCAGTTTATGCCAACCGCCATCACGGGCAATAAAAAAACGTAAACTTTCCGAGCATCTAGCCGATATTACGGTATATCGACAGGATGGCATTACTAAAGCGGTAATGTAA
- the motA gene encoding flagellar motor stator protein MotA, whose translation MLILIGYIIVTVAVIGGYLMVGGHLGALYQPAEFVIILGAGLGAFVVGNSGKSIVALCKVLPKLFRRSSYNKTMSMDLMALLFQLLNKSRQQGLLALEKDIDNPSESEIFSQYPRILKDESTMMFIVDYLRLMVSSNLQSHEIEALMDEELETFRQENEVPASGLNMVGDSMPAFGIVAAVLGVVNALGSADRPAGELGALIAHAMVGTFLGILVAYGFILPLAALIRLRSSEQLKMMECIKVTFLSALQGYAPQIAVEFGRKVLFSADRPSFVELEDKVREVKVGARSQETTEE comes from the coding sequence GTGTTAATACTCATCGGGTATATCATTGTTACAGTTGCGGTTATTGGCGGATACTTAATGGTCGGTGGCCATTTAGGTGCGCTTTATCAACCCGCTGAATTTGTCATTATTTTAGGTGCAGGTTTAGGTGCCTTTGTTGTTGGTAACAGTGGCAAATCCATCGTCGCCTTGTGCAAAGTATTACCAAAACTCTTCCGTCGTTCCTCCTACAATAAAACAATGTCAATGGACTTAATGGCGTTGTTATTTCAATTACTGAATAAATCACGCCAACAAGGGCTGCTAGCACTTGAAAAAGACATTGATAATCCAAGTGAAAGTGAAATTTTTTCCCAATATCCCCGTATTTTAAAAGATGAGTCCACCATGATGTTTATCGTGGATTACTTACGTCTGATGGTGAGTAGTAACTTACAAAGCCATGAAATTGAAGCTTTAATGGATGAAGAGTTAGAAACCTTTCGTCAAGAAAATGAAGTGCCAGCTTCAGGTTTAAATATGGTCGGTGACTCTATGCCAGCTTTTGGGATCGTTGCGGCTGTTCTGGGGGTTGTTAATGCCTTGGGCTCAGCGGATCGCCCTGCGGGTGAGTTGGGGGCTTTAATTGCCCATGCAATGGTCGGGACATTTCTAGGTATTTTAGTGGCTTATGGCTTTATTTTACCTTTAGCTGCACTGATTAGGCTGCGTAGTAGTGAACAACTGAAAATGATGGAATGCATTAAAGTGACTTTCCTCTCAGCATTGCAAGGCTACGCTCCTCAAATAGCGGTTGAATTTGGCCGCAAGGTGTTATTCAGCGCAGATAGGCCTTCATTTGTTGAACTCGAAGATAAAGTTCGAGAAGTGAAAGTAGGTGCTCGCTCACAAGAAACAACAGAGGAGTAA
- the motB gene encoding flagellar motor protein MotB — translation MAANTPHVIRVKKRSSHQQNGHGGSWKIAYADFMTAMMAFFLVMWLISISSPQELTQIAEYFRTPLSTAINPGSKSGDATNPIPGGGKDPIFRDGDVMPEPNNIIDGNANYRFEKLKESLEQAILKDPRLNELKPHLLIDMINDGLRIQIVDSENRPMFKVGSAAVEPYMRDILRAIAPLLNDVPNRISVSGHTDDLAYANGANYSNWELSSDRANASRRELIRGGMDENKVLRVVGMASAIHLDKEDGFAPINRRISIIVLNDEETKQILREYDGAKPINDVLNKPQKPMPETAVGVVAAVKIP, via the coding sequence ATGGCAGCCAATACACCTCATGTTATTCGAGTTAAAAAGCGCAGTTCACATCAGCAAAACGGGCATGGTGGTTCATGGAAAATCGCTTATGCCGATTTTATGACAGCGATGATGGCGTTTTTTTTAGTGATGTGGCTGATCTCAATTTCAAGTCCTCAAGAGTTAACACAAATTGCTGAATATTTTCGCACCCCCTTAAGTACAGCTATCAACCCAGGAAGTAAAAGTGGCGATGCCACAAATCCGATCCCTGGTGGGGGTAAAGACCCTATTTTTCGTGATGGGGATGTGATGCCTGAACCTAATAATATTATTGATGGTAATGCAAATTATCGTTTTGAAAAATTAAAAGAGTCTCTTGAACAGGCTATTTTAAAAGACCCGCGTTTGAACGAATTAAAGCCCCATTTACTGATTGACATGATTAATGATGGGCTACGTATTCAAATTGTTGATAGTGAAAATCGACCGATGTTTAAAGTGGGTTCGGCAGCGGTTGAACCCTATATGCGCGACATTTTGCGTGCAATAGCGCCACTTCTTAATGATGTACCAAACCGAATTAGTGTCTCTGGGCATACCGATGATCTGGCTTATGCCAACGGGGCTAATTATAGCAACTGGGAATTATCATCAGATCGTGCAAATGCTTCGCGCCGCGAGTTGATCCGCGGTGGAATGGATGAAAACAAAGTCTTACGCGTGGTGGGGATGGCTTCAGCCATTCATTTAGATAAAGAAGATGGCTTTGCCCCGATCAACCGTCGGATAAGCATCATTGTGTTGAATGATGAAGAAACTAAACAAATTCTCCGTGAATACGATGGCGCGAAGCCGATTAATGATGTGCTCAATAAACCGCAAAAGCCCATGCCAGAAACGGCCGTGGGTGTTGTCGCTGCGGTGAAAATACCGTGA
- the cheA gene encoding chemotaxis protein CheA, whose translation MDITEFYQTFFDEADELLRDMEQHLLDLDPFDPDSEQLNAIFRSAHSIKGGAATFGFTQLQNTTHTLENLLDKARHDELTLTPDIIDVFLDAKDVMASQLDAYKNDSLPDEDTFKRICEVLSRVENRAEEVAEIDAALPEPKVENTVVKETSTEQGEYSHYFMISLNQLKENEVDLLADELSLFGHLYHTEKTANSLQAWVGTNTDIDDISGVLCFVVDESQINHEAISFADCRAFSKEETLLNDDKVEASEIETEVSDVTESQDTPQTSVKPTVPVSATPAKKTAVAKPKGDSSSIRVAVEKVDQLINLVGELVIIQSMLTQHSQHVDQNEYSDLLSSIVQLERNSRALQESVMSIRMMPMDYVFSRFPRMVRDIASKLGKKIELKVEGSSTELDKSLIERIVDPLNHLVRNSLDHGIEKPEVRVANGKPEAGTLTLAAAHQSGNICIEVRDDGAGLNRERILAKAKSQGMSVHDGMSNDEVAMLIMAPGFSTAEVVTDVSGRGVGMDVVKRNIQDMGGRIQIGFTEGKGTIIRILLPLTLAILDGMSVKVAEDVFIVPLSAIISTLQPRQEDIYRLAGEEKMLLVRGEYLPLVELHQVFSIEEAERNLDNSIVLIIQNAGHRFALLVDKLVGQQQVVVKNIESNYRKIPGISAATIMGDGSVALILDVAELQKMNNSILIKKKQQVSQPVVH comes from the coding sequence ATGGATATTACCGAGTTTTATCAAACATTTTTCGATGAAGCTGATGAGTTGCTCAGGGATATGGAACAACATTTACTTGATCTTGATCCTTTTGACCCGGATAGCGAGCAACTAAATGCCATCTTCCGCAGTGCCCATTCAATCAAAGGAGGGGCTGCAACCTTTGGTTTCACTCAGTTGCAGAATACGACTCATACATTGGAAAATCTTTTAGACAAGGCGCGTCATGATGAGTTAACGCTCACACCTGACATAATTGATGTCTTTCTCGATGCTAAGGATGTCATGGCATCACAGTTAGATGCCTATAAAAATGATTCTTTGCCAGATGAAGACACTTTCAAACGCATTTGTGAGGTGCTTAGCCGGGTTGAAAATAGAGCAGAAGAGGTCGCTGAGATAGATGCTGCGCTACCTGAGCCTAAAGTTGAGAATACGGTTGTTAAAGAAACTTCCACGGAGCAAGGTGAATATTCACACTACTTTATGATCTCGTTAAATCAGCTCAAAGAAAATGAAGTTGATTTACTGGCGGATGAACTCAGTTTATTTGGGCATTTATATCACACTGAAAAAACAGCAAATAGTTTGCAAGCATGGGTGGGCACTAATACGGATATTGATGATATTAGTGGAGTACTATGTTTTGTGGTGGATGAATCGCAAATTAACCATGAAGCCATTTCCTTTGCAGATTGCCGCGCTTTTTCGAAAGAAGAAACGTTATTAAATGACGATAAAGTTGAAGCAAGTGAAATTGAAACAGAGGTAAGTGACGTCACAGAATCGCAAGATACGCCACAAACCTCGGTAAAACCTACCGTACCCGTGTCAGCTACCCCAGCTAAAAAAACGGCAGTCGCTAAACCGAAAGGGGATTCGAGCAGCATTCGTGTGGCCGTAGAGAAAGTTGACCAGTTGATCAACTTAGTGGGGGAATTGGTGATTATCCAATCCATGTTGACCCAACATAGTCAACATGTCGATCAGAACGAATACAGTGATTTGTTAAGCTCAATCGTACAGTTAGAGCGTAATTCCCGCGCTTTGCAAGAATCCGTTATGTCAATTCGTATGATGCCAATGGATTACGTGTTTAGCCGTTTCCCTCGCATGGTACGCGATATAGCTTCCAAATTAGGTAAAAAAATCGAACTGAAAGTCGAAGGAAGCTCAACTGAGCTGGATAAGAGTTTGATTGAGCGCATCGTCGACCCCCTGAATCACCTTGTTCGTAATAGCCTCGACCATGGGATTGAAAAGCCTGAAGTTCGTGTGGCAAATGGTAAGCCAGAAGCTGGCACATTGACCTTAGCGGCAGCACACCAAAGTGGCAATATTTGCATTGAAGTTCGTGATGACGGTGCTGGGCTAAACCGTGAACGTATTTTGGCAAAAGCGAAATCACAAGGCATGAGTGTGCATGATGGTATGAGCAATGATGAAGTTGCGATGCTGATTATGGCTCCGGGTTTTTCAACGGCAGAAGTCGTAACGGATGTTTCTGGACGTGGCGTTGGAATGGATGTGGTTAAACGAAATATCCAAGACATGGGCGGCCGTATTCAAATCGGTTTTACCGAAGGCAAAGGGACTATTATCCGCATCTTATTACCGCTCACTCTAGCCATTTTGGATGGTATGTCTGTGAAAGTTGCGGAGGATGTTTTCATCGTCCCATTGAGTGCCATTATCAGCACCTTGCAACCTCGCCAAGAGGATATTTATCGCTTAGCTGGCGAGGAAAAAATGTTGCTTGTGCGCGGTGAATATTTACCACTTGTTGAATTACACCAAGTATTTTCCATCGAAGAAGCCGAGCGAAATCTAGATAACAGTATTGTGCTGATTATTCAAAATGCAGGCCACCGTTTTGCGTTGTTAGTCGATAAATTAGTTGGGCAGCAACAAGTCGTCGTAAAAAATATTGAAAGTAATTATCGCAAGATCCCTGGTATTTCTGCCGCAACGATTATGGGCGATGGTTCTGTTGCATTGATTTTAGATGTGGCTGAGCTACAAAAAATGAATAACAGCATTTTGATTAAAAAGAAACAGCAGGTTTCTCAACCTGTCGTGCACTAA
- the cheW gene encoding chemotaxis protein CheW translates to MSMLDDDLNKHEEEKNGEGYLIFTLGEEEYGIEILKVQEIRGYEQVTRIANTPDFIKGVTNLRGVIIPIIDLRVKFSHENVVYNDNTVVIVVNLKDRVVGIVVDGVSDVLVLNEEQIAPPPDFAVTLSTQYLTGLGTLNDRMLILVDIEKLLTSDEMALIDSMAE, encoded by the coding sequence ATGTCTATGTTAGATGATGATTTAAATAAACACGAAGAAGAAAAAAACGGCGAAGGCTACCTTATTTTCACCTTGGGTGAAGAAGAATATGGCATTGAGATCTTAAAAGTGCAGGAAATTCGTGGCTACGAACAAGTAACTCGTATCGCGAATACCCCTGATTTTATCAAAGGAGTGACTAACTTACGTGGAGTCATCATTCCGATTATTGATTTACGGGTGAAATTCTCCCATGAAAACGTGGTGTATAACGATAACACGGTCGTTATTGTCGTGAATTTAAAAGATCGTGTCGTCGGTATTGTGGTCGATGGCGTCTCAGATGTGCTGGTTTTGAATGAAGAACAAATTGCGCCACCGCCTGATTTTGCCGTGACATTATCGACTCAATATTTGACAGGGCTCGGAACATTAAATGACCGTATGTTGATTTTAGTCGATATCGAAAAATTATTAACTAGCGATGAAATGGCGCTGATTGACAGCATGGCTGAGTAA
- a CDS encoding methyl-accepting chemotaxis protein, giving the protein MYSRIKIVSGLLSVIFIFILLQLVSSGLMFTKLGDNSDSISYLNSLQRQRQVLTESWVNLLQARANLNRSINAYLLEGRKIQDDATTEDLIKAAKRNFKAADDAYVRYNKLMQSSDYDKAKFEKLFSTYETYRDALIKLGEFAEKGDLEGFYAHRTSGHQVKFEEQFNAYFADISADFQAEVVNADNNYRQSLYMLVTLSILLALIGFFSYRYVRKGIIEPLNILIERIKVFASGDLTPNVTTIANNEIGELANGVQHMQQELINTVRGVLDGSETIYQGTTEIAAGNNDLSARTEQQVACLEETSASMSELTATVKQNTEYAHQASEFANQASVIAKEGGKVVSNVVSTMLNIADSSQKISDITAVIDSIAFQTNILALNAAVEAARAGEHGRGFAVVADEVRNLAQRSADAAKEIKTLIEDSVSRTGTGARQAEDAGETMTKIVESVTRVTDIMTHIATASDEQSKGIAQVSIAVAEMDKVTQQNASLVEQSAVAANVLEEQVAKLSQLISIFRLPPLKQSEIRNIQPAARTVSNIVKTPDLTKLSSKEHKDDDNWETF; this is encoded by the coding sequence ATGTACAGTCGAATTAAAATCGTATCGGGACTTTTGTCCGTCATTTTTATCTTTATTTTGCTGCAACTGGTGTCCAGTGGGTTGATGTTTACCAAACTGGGCGATAACAGCGACAGCATCAGTTATTTGAATTCATTACAACGCCAAAGACAAGTATTAACAGAAAGCTGGGTCAATTTGTTACAAGCTCGGGCAAACTTAAACCGCTCTATCAATGCCTATTTACTTGAAGGTCGTAAGATTCAAGACGATGCAACGACAGAAGACTTGATTAAAGCCGCTAAACGTAACTTTAAAGCTGCTGATGATGCTTATGTCCGCTATAACAAGCTGATGCAAAGTTCAGATTATGATAAAGCCAAATTTGAAAAACTGTTTAGCACCTATGAAACCTATCGAGACGCATTAATCAAGTTAGGTGAGTTTGCGGAAAAAGGCGATCTTGAAGGTTTTTATGCACACAGAACCTCAGGGCACCAAGTAAAATTTGAAGAGCAATTTAATGCGTATTTTGCGGACATCTCTGCTGATTTCCAGGCCGAAGTCGTCAATGCAGATAATAACTATCGCCAATCGTTATATATGTTGGTGACGTTATCTATCTTACTCGCCTTAATTGGTTTCTTCAGCTATCGCTATGTTCGTAAAGGTATTATTGAGCCACTCAATATCTTAATTGAACGTATTAAAGTCTTCGCTTCAGGCGATTTAACACCGAATGTGACCACGATTGCCAATAATGAAATTGGTGAGTTGGCCAATGGTGTTCAACATATGCAGCAGGAACTGATTAATACCGTTCGTGGTGTGCTAGATGGTAGCGAAACTATTTACCAAGGTACAACTGAAATTGCTGCAGGTAACAATGACTTGTCGGCACGAACTGAGCAACAAGTCGCTTGCTTAGAAGAAACCTCCGCCAGTATGAGTGAGTTGACTGCAACCGTAAAACAAAATACCGAATATGCCCACCAAGCCAGTGAATTTGCAAACCAAGCTTCAGTGATAGCGAAAGAAGGCGGCAAAGTGGTATCGAATGTCGTCAGTACCATGCTAAATATTGCGGATAGCTCACAGAAAATCTCTGATATCACCGCAGTTATCGATAGCATCGCTTTCCAAACTAATATCTTAGCGCTCAATGCGGCTGTCGAAGCGGCACGGGCCGGTGAGCACGGACGTGGTTTTGCCGTCGTCGCTGATGAGGTGCGTAACTTAGCACAGCGTAGTGCTGATGCCGCTAAAGAGATTAAAACGTTAATTGAAGATTCAGTGTCAAGAACAGGGACAGGTGCTCGCCAAGCAGAAGATGCAGGTGAAACGATGACCAAAATTGTCGAGTCTGTCACACGGGTGACTGACATTATGACGCACATTGCGACCGCATCCGATGAGCAAAGCAAAGGGATTGCACAAGTCAGTATCGCTGTTGCAGAAATGGACAAAGTTACACAGCAAAATGCGTCGTTGGTTGAACAATCTGCGGTGGCAGCTAATGTCTTGGAAGAACAAGTGGCGAAACTGTCGCAACTGATCTCTATCTTCCGTTTACCACCATTAAAACAAAGTGAAATACGCAATATTCAGCCGGCAGCAAGAACGGTTTCAAATATCGTTAAAACACCGGATCTGACAAAACTGTCATCGAAAGAACATAAAGATGATGACAATTGGGAAACTTTCTAA
- a CDS encoding methyl-accepting chemotaxis protein, with protein MFGKNIRISVSLYLLLILFCGMQIVSSGVSVGIVVSELKSLERIDLGSDKRAMLEETSKHLMQARNSLTQIALLHKVGGNEPLIEETRVTFDKLLEEAEKDYIRFKNQPLLSEKENLAALESRYKAFVLTLKALKTHLDNNDIAAYIELPAQENQDQLEQVVEEYLELLNAENDESLAAARMYNTFAWSSFASVIVIIIAVIAFAHYWMKRKVINPLKSMGDHFALVADGKLNQKIEVTTGDEIGEVFGKLKDMQESLVTSVTALRSNTDQMYTGIREIALGNNNLSSRTEQQAASLEETAASMEELTATVKQNADNARQASELAVSASKTATKGGEITEDVIDTMTSISNSSQKISAIISVIDGIAFQTNILALNAAVEAARAGEQGRGFSVVAGEVRALAQRSAEAAKEIKTLIDESVGRVSQGSQLVNEAGATMSELVAAVNQVTELMGNIASASNEQSRGIEQVATAVSQMDLVTQQNAALVEQSTSATAALEDQANNLVDTVAFFELPESHLNRNRR; from the coding sequence ATGTTTGGTAAAAATATCCGAATTTCGGTGAGTTTGTATCTACTTCTCATTTTATTTTGTGGGATGCAGATTGTGTCTAGCGGGGTTTCTGTTGGGATTGTTGTAAGTGAATTAAAATCTTTAGAGCGTATTGATTTGGGGTCTGATAAGCGGGCGATGCTTGAAGAAACCAGTAAACACCTGATGCAAGCACGCAATAGCCTGACGCAAATTGCTTTACTGCATAAAGTGGGTGGTAACGAACCATTGATTGAAGAAACGAGAGTGACTTTTGATAAATTACTCGAAGAAGCTGAGAAAGACTACATCAGGTTTAAAAACCAACCTCTTTTGAGTGAAAAAGAAAATCTCGCAGCACTTGAGAGCCGGTATAAAGCATTTGTGTTGACACTCAAAGCATTAAAAACACATTTAGATAACAACGACATTGCCGCCTATATTGAACTTCCTGCCCAAGAAAACCAGGATCAGTTAGAGCAAGTTGTCGAGGAGTACCTTGAATTACTGAATGCGGAAAACGATGAATCTCTTGCAGCAGCAAGAATGTATAACACGTTTGCGTGGAGTTCATTCGCCTCAGTGATCGTCATCATCATCGCTGTTATCGCATTTGCTCACTATTGGATGAAACGTAAAGTCATTAACCCGCTAAAAAGTATGGGAGATCACTTTGCACTAGTGGCGGATGGCAAACTAAATCAAAAAATTGAAGTCACAACCGGTGATGAAATTGGTGAAGTGTTTGGTAAGTTAAAAGACATGCAGGAGTCTTTAGTGACTTCAGTGACAGCATTGCGCTCGAATACTGATCAAATGTATACAGGGATCCGTGAGATTGCTTTAGGAAATAATAACTTATCATCACGTACTGAACAGCAAGCGGCATCACTAGAAGAAACTGCGGCGAGTATGGAAGAGTTGACAGCAACTGTTAAGCAGAATGCGGATAACGCACGCCAAGCGAGTGAACTGGCGGTGAGTGCATCAAAAACCGCAACGAAAGGTGGAGAGATCACTGAAGATGTGATTGACACCATGACCTCGATTTCCAATAGCTCACAAAAAATTAGCGCCATTATTAGTGTGATTGATGGCATCGCTTTCCAAACCAATATCTTAGCATTGAATGCCGCCGTTGAAGCCGCTCGAGCAGGTGAACAAGGGCGTGGTTTTTCTGTGGTTGCCGGTGAGGTCAGGGCATTGGCTCAGCGCAGCGCGGAAGCAGCAAAAGAAATTAAAACATTGATTGATGAGTCTGTTGGCAGAGTGAGCCAAGGCTCTCAACTGGTTAATGAGGCGGGTGCAACCATGAGTGAATTGGTTGCAGCTGTTAACCAAGTTACTGAATTAATGGGTAATATTGCGTCTGCTTCCAATGAGCAAAGCCGTGGTATTGAGCAAGTCGCCACAGCAGTAAGCCAAATGGATTTAGTGACACAACAGAATGCGGCATTAGTTGAACAATCGACCAGTGCGACAGCGGCACTAGAAGACCAAGCAAACAACTTAGTCGATACCGTTGCATTCTTTGAATTACCCGAAAGCCATTTAAATCGTAATCGGCGTTAA
- a CDS encoding CheR family methyltransferase, with amino-acid sequence MLFVPQVEPLTDDEFGRVCRFIHKKSGIVLTMNKKNMVYNRLLKRLRDCNIDNFSDYLRMLEREPHHAEWQAFVNALTTNLTAFFREPHHFVTLADFVRTRKNSAINIWCAASSTGEEPYSIAMTLSDVLGPNAINAKVIASDIDTEVLEKAKQGVYRIEELKSLTALQRQRYFMKGVGEFDGYARVKPALRQMIEFRYLNLSDHDWQMQHRFDAIFCRNVMIYFDKEMQIKMLERFATLLKPDGLLFIGHSENLSQLSQSFVIKGQTVYSLQAARRG; translated from the coding sequence ATGCTTTTTGTACCACAGGTAGAACCACTGACTGATGATGAGTTTGGTCGGGTTTGTCGATTTATTCATAAAAAATCAGGCATTGTCCTCACCATGAATAAAAAAAATATGGTCTATAACCGGCTATTAAAGCGGTTACGTGATTGTAATATCGACAATTTTTCAGATTATTTACGAATGTTAGAGCGTGAGCCTCACCATGCAGAATGGCAAGCTTTTGTGAATGCTTTGACGACAAATTTAACGGCATTTTTTCGTGAGCCACATCATTTTGTGACGTTAGCAGACTTTGTTCGCACTCGTAAAAATAGCGCCATTAATATTTGGTGTGCCGCATCTTCAACAGGAGAAGAGCCGTATTCGATAGCAATGACACTGAGCGATGTTCTTGGGCCAAACGCCATCAATGCCAAAGTGATTGCCAGTGACATTGACACGGAAGTGCTAGAAAAAGCGAAACAAGGTGTGTATCGCATAGAAGAGCTGAAGTCTTTAACAGCATTACAGAGACAACGTTATTTTATGAAAGGCGTTGGCGAGTTTGATGGCTATGCGAGAGTCAAGCCTGCATTACGCCAAATGATTGAATTTCGTTATTTAAATTTGAGTGATCATGATTGGCAAATGCAGCACCGATTTGATGCGATTTTTTGTCGTAATGTCATGATTTATTTTGATAAAGAAATGCAAATCAAAATGTTAGAGCGCTTTGCCACATTGCTTAAGCCAGATGGCTTGCTATTTATTGGGCATTCCGAAAATTTATCACAGCTATCGCAAAGTTTCGTTATTAAAGGGCAAACCGTCTACAGCTTACAAGCTGCGAGGAGGGGGTAA
- a CDS encoding protein-glutamate methylesterase/protein-glutamine glutaminase, translated as MKKIKVLCVDDSALMRQLMREIINSHEDMVVVDTAPDPYVARDLIKQHEPDVITLDVEMPRMDGIDFLEKLMRLHPMPVVMVSTLTSKGSEVTLKALELGAVDFVTKPQIGIRETMMSYRDIIGEKIRAAAMSKITQRSRFARPEKKISEPASQAKALSPYVCNSRVIAVGASTGGTEAIRQFLEMLPHECPPVVITQHMPAGFTRSFADRLNKLCVLTVKEAEHNELLQKGHAYIAPGDSHMLIADKGKGFQVILQQSEPVNRHRPSVDVLFDSVAQCVGRKCIGILLTGMGMDGAKGLLNLRKQGAITYAQNESSCVVFGMPRAAIEMGAADEVQDILKIAPSVLARLSSVTV; from the coding sequence ATGAAAAAAATTAAAGTGCTATGTGTGGATGACTCAGCACTGATGCGCCAATTAATGCGTGAAATAATTAATAGTCATGAAGACATGGTTGTGGTCGATACTGCACCAGACCCTTATGTCGCACGTGACTTAATTAAACAGCATGAACCGGACGTGATCACGTTAGATGTGGAAATGCCACGAATGGATGGTATTGATTTCTTAGAAAAATTAATGCGTTTGCATCCAATGCCTGTGGTAATGGTTTCAACATTAACGTCGAAAGGTTCAGAGGTGACGTTAAAAGCGTTGGAATTAGGTGCCGTGGATTTTGTCACAAAACCCCAAATTGGTATTCGTGAAACGATGATGAGTTATCGCGATATTATTGGTGAAAAAATCCGTGCGGCAGCAATGTCTAAAATTACGCAACGGAGCCGCTTTGCTCGTCCAGAAAAAAAGATCAGTGAACCAGCGTCTCAAGCCAAAGCGCTCTCTCCTTATGTTTGCAATAGCCGTGTGATTGCGGTTGGCGCATCGACTGGAGGCACGGAGGCGATACGTCAATTTCTGGAAATGTTACCTCATGAATGTCCTCCGGTAGTGATTACTCAGCATATGCCTGCGGGTTTTACACGCTCTTTTGCTGATCGCTTAAATAAACTCTGTGTTTTGACCGTAAAAGAAGCCGAACACAACGAGTTATTACAAAAAGGCCATGCCTATATTGCACCGGGCGATTCGCATATGTTGATTGCTGATAAAGGCAAGGGATTTCAAGTCATTTTACAACAAAGCGAACCTGTTAACCGCCACCGTCCTTCTGTTGATGTGCTGTTCGATTCGGTTGCTCAATGTGTTGGGCGAAAATGTATTGGGATCTTATTGACAGGAATGGGGATGGATGGTGCAAAAGGGCTATTAAATTTACGTAAGCAGGGAGCAATTACTTACGCACAAAACGAAAGTAGTTGTGTTGTGTTTGGTATGCCTCGTGCGGCGATTGAAATGGGGGCTGCGGATGAAGTGCAAGATATCCTCAAGATTGCCCCAAGTGTTTTAGCAAGACTTTCTTCTGTCACGGTTTAA